From a region of the Candidatus Methylomirabilota bacterium genome:
- a CDS encoding LPS-assembly protein LptD: protein MPLYLLLLVLFFFASPWFTPVVLAQDTESRDLLNKLNELKSAVRIEANEIERRERDKLAIARGDVRIQMENRILSADEVEVDEAQEVIRARGRVQLIDGASRLDGDRLEYHYRTNTGVMYQAKGAILPATTFGGVEIHKEGERRYRLVDGNFTTCRICQPELGGVDWEIHAKEAVLEQDEYLEAKWASFWVRGLPSPPVPYLVYPVGPRRTGWLIPNVGGGGRSGFTYKQPFFWAIDESQDLTLTGVYRANRGAEGEVAYRYILGPEARGFLDARVIQDRLSGTQSEVRTIVTARHDQQFNPELSLKSDINYVSDRLIQRAFPDSPPEARTASFTNSRVFLTQMWQHYGLELQLDDSRTLNLDTSDSRLTRVPDVSFFASPQRLFGSPILLEGQLAGTYLRRKDTPDSGRADLFPKLLLPWRLLTWATMMPSVGFRETAYTKRLDGSGSGTSRELFEARNELITRFFRNFEVSSARVDRLVHLFEPRLSYWYINPVSQQRLPQFDGVDYISPQNRLTYSLTNRLLAKLKETDGSIRTHELLSFSLSQSVNLNPQRRTFSDLFLNALTPERIDQAVREATREPASRTGFSDVQERRFSNLVADLRASPLRDLTFYGVTAFNTESNRVDGIEAGVQLAYPEYGRVELAHSFIRGGTTAEQPSGPFRDRETSGVIGRLLLTPIKNVAINYYGRYDPRRDTSLENNVVLTYATCCWMMGLRYLNRSVVPGIRGSENSVEFFFELLTGGAPPPPERGAKYLQR, encoded by the coding sequence ATGCCACTTTACCTCTTGTTGTTGGTGCTCTTCTTCTTTGCCTCCCCCTGGTTCACACCAGTGGTTCTGGCACAGGACACGGAATCCCGGGATCTCCTTAATAAGCTCAATGAACTCAAATCGGCCGTTCGGATCGAGGCGAATGAGATCGAGCGCCGTGAGCGCGACAAGCTCGCCATCGCGAGAGGCGACGTCCGAATCCAGATGGAGAACCGTATCCTCAGCGCCGATGAGGTCGAGGTGGATGAGGCTCAGGAGGTCATTCGAGCCAGAGGAAGAGTTCAACTCATCGATGGGGCAAGCCGTCTGGACGGCGATCGACTGGAATACCACTACCGCACCAATACGGGTGTCATGTATCAGGCCAAAGGAGCGATTCTTCCCGCGACCACCTTTGGAGGCGTCGAGATCCATAAGGAAGGAGAGCGCAGGTATCGGCTGGTCGATGGTAATTTCACCACCTGCCGCATCTGTCAACCTGAGCTTGGCGGTGTCGATTGGGAGATTCACGCGAAAGAGGCTGTCCTCGAACAAGATGAGTATCTCGAGGCGAAGTGGGCGTCGTTTTGGGTCCGTGGCCTACCCTCACCTCCTGTCCCGTATCTCGTCTACCCTGTCGGGCCGCGGCGCACCGGCTGGCTGATCCCCAATGTCGGCGGCGGCGGTCGATCAGGGTTCACGTATAAGCAGCCGTTCTTCTGGGCCATCGATGAGTCCCAGGATCTCACCCTGACCGGCGTCTACCGGGCCAATCGGGGCGCTGAGGGTGAGGTTGCCTACCGGTATATCCTGGGACCGGAGGCGAGAGGCTTCCTGGATGCCCGAGTGATCCAGGATCGCCTGAGCGGAACGCAGAGCGAGGTGCGAACCATCGTCACCGCCCGCCACGATCAGCAATTCAACCCGGAGCTGAGCCTGAAAAGCGACATCAACTACGTGAGCGACCGGCTGATTCAACGAGCGTTTCCCGATTCCCCACCTGAGGCGAGGACCGCGAGCTTCACCAACTCGCGCGTCTTTCTCACGCAAATGTGGCAGCATTACGGCCTCGAGCTCCAGCTCGACGATAGCCGTACCCTGAATCTTGATACCAGCGACAGCCGCCTCACTCGAGTTCCTGATGTGAGCTTCTTCGCCTCTCCACAGCGACTGTTCGGCTCGCCCATCCTTCTGGAGGGGCAACTCGCCGGGACCTATCTCCGGCGGAAAGATACGCCGGACAGCGGTCGGGCCGATCTGTTTCCGAAACTGTTACTGCCGTGGCGCCTGCTGACCTGGGCCACTATGATGCCGTCTGTGGGCTTCCGCGAGACCGCCTACACGAAGCGCCTCGACGGAAGCGGGAGCGGCACAAGCCGAGAGCTGTTTGAGGCTCGAAACGAGCTTATCACTCGATTCTTCCGCAACTTCGAGGTGTCAAGCGCGCGGGTCGATCGGCTGGTTCACCTGTTCGAGCCGCGCCTCAGTTACTGGTACATCAATCCTGTCAGTCAACAGAGGCTTCCGCAATTTGATGGCGTCGATTATATCAGCCCACAGAACCGGCTGACCTACTCCCTTACGAATCGCCTGCTGGCCAAACTCAAGGAGACCGACGGTTCCATCCGCACCCATGAACTCCTCTCCTTTTCACTCAGCCAGAGCGTCAACCTGAATCCCCAGAGGCGAACCTTCTCCGACCTCTTTCTGAATGCGCTGACACCGGAACGAATCGACCAGGCGGTCCGTGAAGCGACCCGCGAGCCGGCCAGCCGTACAGGTTTCTCGGACGTGCAGGAGCGTCGCTTCTCCAACCTGGTGGCCGACCTTCGCGCCTCCCCCTTGCGGGATTTGACCTTCTATGGGGTCACTGCCTTCAACACCGAAAGCAATCGAGTCGATGGGATCGAGGCCGGTGTCCAACTTGCGTACCCTGAGTACGGACGGGTGGAGCTGGCCCACTCCTTCATCCGCGGTGGCACGACGGCGGAGCAGCCTTCCGGTCCATTTCGCGATCGGGAGACCTCGGGCGTTATTGGCCGGCTGCTGCTCACGCCGATCAAAAATGTTGCCATCAACTACTACGGGCGGTACGACCCCCGTCGGGATACCAGCCTGGAGAACAATGTGGTCCTGACCTACGCCACCTGTTGCTGGATGATGGGGCTTCGTTACCTCAATCGCTCAGTGGTGCCAGGGATCAGGGGCTCCGAGAACAGCGTCGAGTTCTTCTTCGAGCTGCTGACAGGCGGGGCCCCGCCGCCTCCGGAACGGGGCGCGAAGTACCTGCAGCGCTGA
- a CDS encoding NADH-quinone oxidoreductase subunit C, with product MPDLNSVTRQLHATTLKLTDLRMHPPREVRVSVERDEIPAFADYVRDRFCAKPELIVAEDTRAERDTFTLRYLFEIESADLFIVASVTVPEGDRRFPSLATRWYLASRFEREIHDLFGLVPTGHPDLRRLPLHQFWPTAYHPLLKDASSPPAFADDGTPFPFRRVEGEGIHEITVGPVHASVIEPGHFRFSVEGETIVNLESRLYFVHKGIERLFETLPLTRGVELAERISGDSSVAHTLAFCQALESLAALQIPPRAAYLRVALLELERLYNHIADVGAICTDTGFAVANAHAMRLREDLLRLNARLVGHRLLRGTLIPGGVTHDFTAEQIADARETVGRTAIDFDEVVEIALNNGLVLDRLHGTGRLSRETARELQVVGLAARASGIDRDARRDHPFAAYADLPPHVPVYSEGDVWARLMVRVEEARETANLIIHALDGLPDGKVSSPFPTLRIGASGFGLVEGWRGPIWHWLVAGEQNRLTRVKIKDPSFANWPALHYAILKNIVPDFPLVNKSFNLSYAGNDL from the coding sequence ATGCCTGATCTGAATAGTGTCACCCGGCAGCTTCACGCGACGACGCTGAAGCTGACCGACCTTCGGATGCACCCTCCGCGGGAGGTGCGAGTAAGTGTCGAACGGGACGAGATACCCGCGTTTGCTGATTATGTGCGTGACAGGTTTTGTGCGAAACCTGAACTGATCGTAGCCGAGGATACACGCGCGGAGCGCGACACCTTTACGTTACGCTACCTCTTCGAGATCGAAAGCGCCGATCTGTTCATCGTCGCGTCGGTGACAGTCCCGGAGGGTGACCGCCGATTCCCATCGCTGGCGACCCGCTGGTATCTGGCCAGCCGTTTCGAGCGCGAGATTCATGATCTGTTTGGCCTTGTACCGACCGGTCACCCCGACCTGCGCCGCCTGCCGTTGCATCAGTTCTGGCCCACAGCGTATCACCCCCTGCTGAAGGATGCCTCGTCGCCCCCTGCATTTGCGGACGATGGCACACCCTTCCCGTTTCGCCGCGTTGAGGGCGAGGGGATCCATGAAATCACCGTGGGCCCAGTGCATGCGAGCGTCATCGAGCCCGGCCATTTCCGATTCAGTGTCGAGGGCGAAACCATTGTCAATCTCGAGTCCCGGCTCTATTTCGTTCATAAAGGGATTGAGCGGCTATTTGAGACGCTCCCGCTCACCCGCGGGGTGGAACTGGCTGAACGGATTTCCGGGGACAGCAGCGTGGCGCACACGCTCGCGTTCTGTCAGGCGCTCGAATCGCTGGCGGCACTACAGATCCCACCTCGCGCAGCCTATCTGCGTGTGGCGCTGCTTGAACTTGAACGGCTCTACAATCACATCGCAGATGTCGGCGCGATCTGTACCGACACCGGCTTCGCGGTCGCCAATGCCCACGCGATGCGCCTGCGCGAAGATCTGCTCCGCTTGAATGCCCGATTGGTCGGCCATCGCTTGCTTCGCGGGACGCTGATTCCGGGTGGCGTGACGCACGATTTCACGGCGGAGCAGATCGCAGATGCGCGGGAGACGGTGGGGCGCACGGCGATTGACTTCGACGAAGTCGTAGAGATCGCGCTGAACAATGGTTTAGTGCTGGACCGCCTACACGGGACAGGGCGCCTGTCGAGAGAAACCGCACGCGAGTTGCAGGTCGTCGGGCTGGCGGCACGCGCCAGCGGGATCGATCGGGACGCCAGGCGGGATCATCCCTTTGCCGCGTATGCGGATCTGCCGCCGCATGTGCCGGTGTACAGTGAAGGCGATGTCTGGGCGCGACTGATGGTGCGGGTAGAGGAGGCGCGAGAGACCGCCAATCTGATTATACACGCATTGGATGGACTCCCTGACGGCAAAGTCTCGTCGCCGTTCCCGACACTACGGATAGGGGCGAGCGGGTTTGGCCTCGTTGAGGGGTGGCGCGGTCCGATCTGGCACTGGCTTGTCGCCGGTGAGCAGAATCGGCTTACGCGCGTGAAGATCAAAGATCCGTCATTCGCCAACTGGCCGGCGCTTCATTACGCCATTCTGAAAAATATCGTGCCCGATTTTCCGCTCGTCAATAAGAGCTTCAACCTCTCATACGCGGGGAATGATTTGTAG
- a CDS encoding hydrogenase 4 subunit F codes for MILGALVLMPLIAAALLVLARQRTWLECIHALAALGGLAAGLIIATRVWRGEVPTAVWGLLRADGLSALMVVVITLLGAIAALNGLGYIRAEYDDTHLARVRSFFALFHVFIFTMLLAVTTDNLGIMWVAIEGTTLATAFLVNLHNTPGSLEAAYKYLILSSVGIALAFIGTALMYYAGASHAGEIAVNWTSLRAAASSLNPQVVRLAFAFILVGYGTKAGLAPMHTWLPDAHSEAPAPISALMSGVLLNVGLYALIRFKVVTDIAVGVHFAGPWLLGIGLLSLTVAAAFLVASRNYKRMLAYSSVEHVGMICMGLGFGGYWGVLGALLHIINHALSKSSLFILSGNILLKYQTTDIRRVRGLLRASPLTAGAFAAGTLALLGLPPFGLFMSEFLIFRAGVESGPMWVVMLGVALLAVVFAGMLGSVNQMLYGAPPEKVEHGDVLRWSLAPLAVNFALLLVLGLTFPHTIAEALEQALRVLGVSHA; via the coding sequence GTGATACTGGGCGCGCTGGTGCTTATGCCGCTGATCGCGGCAGCCCTCCTGGTCCTAGCACGCCAGCGGACGTGGCTCGAGTGTATCCACGCGCTCGCAGCGCTTGGCGGACTGGCCGCCGGTCTCATTATTGCCACGCGAGTGTGGCGGGGCGAGGTGCCTACTGCCGTCTGGGGACTGCTTCGCGCAGATGGGCTCTCGGCGTTGATGGTCGTCGTGATCACCCTGTTGGGAGCGATCGCCGCGCTGAACGGGCTCGGTTATATCCGGGCGGAATACGACGATACGCATCTCGCCCGCGTACGCAGTTTCTTCGCGCTATTTCACGTCTTTATCTTTACCATGCTCCTAGCGGTCACGACCGATAACCTCGGCATCATGTGGGTGGCGATTGAAGGGACGACATTAGCGACCGCCTTTCTGGTCAACCTGCACAACACGCCGGGATCGTTGGAGGCAGCTTATAAATATCTTATCCTCTCCTCGGTAGGCATCGCGCTCGCCTTCATCGGCACAGCGCTGATGTATTACGCCGGCGCCTCGCACGCAGGCGAGATTGCAGTGAATTGGACCTCTCTCCGAGCCGCCGCGTCATCGTTGAATCCCCAGGTGGTTCGGCTCGCCTTCGCCTTCATCCTTGTCGGCTACGGCACAAAGGCGGGTCTGGCGCCGATGCATACGTGGCTGCCGGATGCTCATAGTGAGGCGCCCGCTCCGATCAGTGCATTGATGTCCGGCGTCCTGCTCAACGTGGGACTGTACGCGCTGATACGTTTCAAGGTGGTGACGGACATCGCGGTCGGCGTACACTTCGCCGGCCCTTGGCTTTTAGGTATCGGATTGCTCTCGCTCACAGTGGCCGCGGCCTTTCTTGTTGCATCGCGCAATTACAAGCGCATGCTGGCCTATTCAAGCGTCGAACACGTCGGCATGATCTGCATGGGATTGGGCTTTGGGGGTTACTGGGGCGTACTGGGCGCCCTCCTGCACATAATCAATCATGCGCTGTCAAAGTCGTCGTTATTCATCCTGTCGGGAAACATCCTGCTGAAATATCAGACCACCGATATCCGGCGAGTGCGCGGGCTGTTGCGGGCGTCGCCGTTGACGGCCGGCGCCTTTGCAGCGGGTACGCTTGCGCTGCTGGGTCTCCCCCCCTTCGGACTATTCATGAGTGAGTTCCTTATCTTTCGCGCGGGCGTGGAGAGCGGACCCATGTGGGTGGTGATGCTGGGGGTGGCGCTGCTCGCCGTCGTGTTCGCCGGTATGCTCGGCAGCGTGAACCAGATGCTCTACGGGGCGCCCCCCGAGAAGGTGGAGCACGGAGATGTGCTCAGATGGTCGTTGGCGCCGCTCGCGGTCAATTTCGCCTTGTTGCTTGTGCTCGGACTGACGTTCCCGCACACGATTGCAGAGGCCCTGGAGCAGGCGCTCAGGGTGCTCGGGGTCTCCCATGCCTGA
- a CDS encoding NADH-quinone oxidoreductase subunit C — protein sequence MTPDEVIEAIKSQFGDAVKASEVKGVEARMDIRLEKGYEILTALKGIGFDYLNCLSAVDRIASGELEVVYNLSSLSLPTKVLVRVRVPREDPIIRSVVSLWGTADWHEREAFDMMGIRFDGHPDLRRILTSEDWVGYPLRKDYQDERLVPYEPV from the coding sequence ATGACGCCGGACGAGGTCATTGAAGCCATCAAGTCACAGTTCGGTGATGCCGTCAAGGCGTCAGAGGTCAAGGGTGTCGAGGCCCGAATGGATATCCGTCTCGAGAAAGGCTACGAGATCCTCACCGCACTTAAGGGGATAGGGTTCGACTATCTGAACTGCCTGAGCGCTGTGGATAGGATTGCAAGCGGCGAGCTCGAGGTGGTCTATAACCTCTCCTCCCTGTCGCTGCCGACGAAGGTCCTGGTAAGGGTACGGGTTCCGCGGGAGGATCCGATTATCCGGAGCGTGGTGTCGCTGTGGGGTACGGCAGACTGGCATGAACGGGAGGCCTTCGACATGATGGGGATCCGCTTCGATGGTCATCCTGACCTTCGACGGATCCTGACTTCTGAAGACTGGGTAGGGTATCCGTTGCGCAAGGACTATCAGGACGAACGGCTGGTTCCGTACGAGCCGGTGTAG
- a CDS encoding cytochrome c has protein sequence MLFVVVASPAFGAGNEGAAASARSTYESRCALCHGVSGKGDGWQAKMVFWMKTPNLTDSAYMQTRSDDALFQMIKGGGKTGMPAFGLDFNDTQIKELVTYVRGFAKAPGSPKSTGAAH, from the coding sequence CTGTTGTTCGTCGTAGTGGCGTCTCCCGCGTTTGGCGCGGGGAACGAAGGTGCGGCAGCAAGCGCTCGGTCGACCTACGAGTCAAGGTGCGCCTTATGCCACGGTGTAAGCGGTAAAGGCGATGGGTGGCAGGCAAAAATGGTTTTTTGGATGAAGACGCCTAACTTGACCGATTCAGCCTATATGCAAACACGGTCCGATGACGCCCTTTTTCAGATGATTAAGGGGGGTGGTAAGACGGGAATGCCCGCGTTCGGGCTGGATTTTAACGATACCCAGATTAAAGAACTGGTGACGTACGTCAGGGGATTTGCGAAGGCGCCAGGATCGCCAAAGTCCACGGGCGCAGCACACTAA
- the hemB gene encoding porphobilinogen synthase translates to MYYPVFRPRRLRQNDTLRRLVRETHLHLEDLIQPLFVVHGHGVRQEISSMPGCFHLSVDELAKEAKEAAAMGIPGVILFGLPAAKDAVGSEAYAEDGIVQQAVRAIKDTVSDLLVITDVCLCEYTSHGHCGVVERGQVKNDPTLELLARTALSHAESGVDMVAPSDMMDGRVSAIREALDDDGFEDTPIMAYSAKYASAFYGPFRDAAGSAPQFGDRRTYQMDPANSDEALREVGLDLEEGADIVMVKPALPYLDILWRVKQEFGGPVAAYHVSGEYAMLKAAGRQGWIDEERVLMETLTSIKRAGADLILTYAAKEAARLLENRP, encoded by the coding sequence ATGTACTACCCGGTATTTCGGCCACGGCGCCTGCGCCAGAATGATACCCTTCGTCGATTGGTACGAGAGACGCACCTGCATCTTGAAGATCTGATTCAGCCGCTTTTTGTCGTCCACGGACACGGCGTGCGTCAGGAGATCTCCTCGATGCCGGGCTGTTTCCATCTTTCGGTGGATGAGCTGGCCAAGGAGGCGAAAGAGGCAGCAGCGATGGGTATTCCCGGAGTCATCCTGTTCGGCCTGCCGGCTGCGAAAGATGCTGTAGGCTCTGAGGCCTACGCTGAGGATGGGATCGTCCAGCAGGCAGTGCGCGCGATCAAGGATACAGTGTCCGATCTGTTGGTCATTACGGATGTCTGTTTATGCGAATACACCAGCCACGGCCACTGCGGTGTCGTAGAACGGGGCCAGGTCAAAAACGATCCCACGCTGGAACTGCTGGCCAGGACGGCGCTCTCTCATGCCGAGTCCGGCGTCGATATGGTCGCACCATCCGACATGATGGATGGCCGGGTGTCGGCTATCCGTGAGGCGCTGGATGATGATGGCTTCGAGGACACGCCGATTATGGCCTATTCGGCCAAGTATGCCAGCGCCTTCTATGGTCCGTTTCGCGATGCGGCTGGCTCAGCGCCCCAATTCGGGGATCGCCGCACCTACCAGATGGATCCGGCGAACAGTGACGAGGCGCTCCGGGAGGTGGGGCTTGATCTGGAGGAGGGGGCGGATATCGTGATGGTAAAGCCGGCCCTTCCGTACCTGGATATCCTCTGGCGAGTAAAGCAGGAGTTTGGCGGGCCGGTCGCGGCCTATCACGTGAGCGGCGAATACGCCATGTTGAAGGCAGCCGGACGACAGGGGTGGATCGATGAAGAGCGGGTCTTAATGGAGACGCTGACATCGATCAAGCGAGCCGGCGCCGACCTGATCCTGACCTATGCCGCCAAGGAGGCCGCGCGCCTGCTGGAGAACAGACCGTGA
- a CDS encoding hydrogenase encodes MVTELFPRLVTLLSFAALGTAFLLIVCRDLAGQVRLFAGQSLILTILAAVVAAFTRSAELASVALALALLKVFIIPRVLTRAVVKIGLQPAALPYLGTPAALVVCGGLVTIAFYVMAPVAASNPLPTAEAIPIAFAGVLIGFFVMVNRRRALTQILGFLMLENSIFLLALLATYGVPFIVEMGVFLDVLVVVLIMEVFIYRIKENFDSIEVDRLGRLKG; translated from the coding sequence ATGGTTACCGAACTCTTTCCAAGGCTGGTCACGTTACTCTCGTTCGCGGCGCTTGGCACGGCGTTTCTGCTGATCGTGTGCCGGGACCTGGCCGGACAGGTCAGACTATTCGCGGGGCAATCACTCATCCTGACCATTCTGGCGGCAGTCGTCGCCGCGTTCACGAGAAGTGCTGAATTGGCCAGTGTTGCGCTGGCGCTGGCGCTCTTAAAAGTGTTCATCATTCCGCGTGTGCTTACACGCGCGGTGGTCAAGATCGGTTTGCAGCCGGCCGCCTTGCCGTATCTGGGTACGCCCGCGGCGCTGGTGGTGTGCGGAGGCTTGGTGACGATTGCGTTTTACGTGATGGCTCCTGTCGCCGCGTCCAACCCGCTCCCTACCGCTGAGGCTATTCCGATCGCCTTTGCCGGCGTGCTTATCGGCTTTTTCGTGATGGTGAATCGTCGGCGCGCATTGACGCAGATCCTCGGCTTCTTAATGCTGGAGAACAGCATATTCCTACTCGCGCTGCTGGCCACGTATGGGGTGCCGTTCATCGTGGAGATGGGAGTGTTCCTCGATGTGCTGGTTGTTGTGCTGATCATGGAGGTGTTCATCTATCGCATCAAAGAGAATTTTGATTCGATTGAGGTGGACCGGTTAGGGAGGCTCAAGGGGTGA
- the hemL gene encoding glutamate-1-semialdehyde 2,1-aminomutase, whose protein sequence is MTSPPVRRTRTGPRSKALFEEATRLLPGGVNSPVRAFRAVGGDPVVIERAQGCRLYDVDDQSYIDYVGSWGPMIVGHAHPAVVKAIQEAAAQGVSYGAPTVWETTLARMVVEAIPSIELVRFVNSGTEATMSAIRLARGVTKRDRIVKFEGCYHGHADSLLVKAGSGAMTFGVPDSLGVPPDLAGLTITLPYNNGEAVQAAFRSVGHEIACVIVEPVVGNMGVVPPRPGFLAALREITAAHGSLLIFDEVMTGFRLGKGGAQALYGIQPDLTCLGKIIGGGLPVGAYGGPCRIMEQVAHLGAIYQAGTLSGNPLAMRAGIETLRLLDEPGFYERLEAKGAQLEAGLRESAAREGIALQCQRVGSMCTAFFAEQPIIDYRTARTADTDRYAAFFWAMLERGVYLPPSQFEAAFLSDAHTAADIETTLLAAQEALATLRAR, encoded by the coding sequence GTGACCAGCCCGCCTGTGCGCCGCACCCGGACAGGTCCGCGCTCGAAAGCGCTCTTTGAAGAGGCGACGCGCCTGCTGCCGGGAGGTGTGAACAGCCCCGTGCGGGCATTCCGAGCTGTGGGCGGGGACCCGGTGGTGATCGAGCGGGCCCAAGGTTGCCGCCTCTACGACGTCGATGATCAAAGCTATATCGACTATGTGGGCTCCTGGGGACCGATGATTGTCGGCCATGCCCATCCTGCCGTCGTGAAGGCAATCCAGGAGGCGGCGGCTCAAGGCGTCAGCTACGGCGCGCCGACGGTCTGGGAGACGACGCTGGCCCGAATGGTGGTCGAGGCGATCCCCTCGATCGAACTGGTCCGGTTCGTAAACTCCGGGACTGAGGCAACCATGAGTGCTATCCGGTTGGCCCGTGGCGTCACGAAGCGCGACCGGATCGTCAAGTTTGAGGGATGCTACCATGGGCACGCCGACAGCCTGTTGGTGAAGGCCGGCTCCGGCGCCATGACCTTTGGTGTGCCGGACAGCCTCGGCGTTCCGCCGGATCTCGCTGGCCTGACGATTACGCTGCCTTACAATAATGGCGAGGCTGTTCAGGCGGCGTTCCGGTCGGTCGGCCACGAGATTGCCTGCGTGATCGTAGAGCCGGTGGTCGGTAACATGGGGGTCGTTCCGCCGAGGCCGGGGTTTCTCGCGGCGTTGCGAGAGATCACTGCCGCCCACGGCTCGCTGCTGATCTTCGACGAGGTCATGACCGGATTCCGGTTGGGCAAAGGTGGCGCCCAGGCGCTCTACGGTATTCAGCCGGATCTGACCTGTCTCGGGAAGATTATCGGCGGCGGCCTGCCGGTCGGCGCGTACGGCGGTCCATGCAGGATCATGGAGCAGGTCGCCCACCTGGGGGCCATCTATCAGGCCGGGACTCTCTCCGGCAACCCCTTGGCTATGAGGGCCGGCATCGAGACCCTTCGCCTCCTCGACGAGCCCGGATTCTACGAGCGGCTTGAGGCGAAAGGAGCGCAATTGGAAGCAGGGCTGCGAGAGTCGGCGGCAAGGGAGGGCATTGCGCTTCAGTGTCAACGGGTCGGCTCGATGTGTACCGCCTTCTTCGCCGAGCAACCGATCATCGACTACCGGACGGCTCGGACCGCAGACACCGATCGCTATGCCGCGTTCTTCTGGGCCATGCTTGAACGGGGGGTCTATCTCCCGCCCTCCCAGTTCGAGGCAGCTTTTCTGTCCGATGCGCACACTGCCGCCGATATCGAGACGACCCTGCTGGCGGCACAGGAAGCCCTGGCCACACTTCGCGCTCGTTAA
- a CDS encoding NADH-quinone oxidoreductase subunit H, with translation MLTQILIEVIQLLLVGLGAPLLVGLVRRVKARLQGRRGAGVLQPYADLRKLLVKETIVSETTSWIFWFTPYLLAATMLFSALLVPLLTTRTPLGFLGNIIVLMYLFLLGTFFLALAGLDAGSAFGGMGSSREMAVAALAEPTVMIAIFAIALRAGNTGLDEIVRRGASDSLLLLTPGHLLAFMAFFIVALAETGRLPVDNPATHLELTMIHEAMVLEYSGRHLMLIEWAAGMKLLIFLALLSNLFFPWGVALTVTPFALAVAFGALIVKVGALAAGIAALETAVAKLRLFRLPALLSGSFALALLAVISFLFVK, from the coding sequence ATGCTCACACAGATTCTGATCGAAGTGATCCAGTTGCTCCTGGTCGGACTTGGCGCGCCGCTCCTGGTGGGACTGGTTCGGCGGGTCAAAGCGCGGCTGCAAGGACGGCGTGGGGCAGGCGTGCTGCAGCCGTACGCCGATCTACGCAAGCTCCTGGTGAAAGAGACGATTGTGTCCGAGACCACCTCGTGGATCTTTTGGTTTACACCCTATCTGCTTGCGGCGACGATGCTGTTCTCAGCACTTCTCGTTCCGCTACTTACAACCCGGACGCCGCTCGGCTTTCTCGGCAATATCATCGTACTGATGTATCTCTTCCTGCTCGGCACCTTCTTTCTGGCGCTGGCGGGTCTCGATGCCGGAAGCGCGTTCGGCGGCATGGGATCGAGCCGTGAGATGGCCGTTGCCGCCCTGGCTGAGCCGACCGTGATGATCGCGATCTTCGCGATAGCCCTGCGCGCCGGCAATACTGGTCTCGATGAGATTGTCAGACGCGGCGCATCCGATTCGCTTTTGCTGCTGACCCCCGGGCACCTGCTGGCATTTATGGCGTTCTTCATCGTAGCCCTTGCAGAGACGGGGCGATTACCGGTTGATAATCCCGCGACACACCTGGAACTGACGATGATCCATGAGGCGATGGTTCTGGAGTACTCGGGGCGGCACCTCATGCTGATCGAGTGGGCCGCAGGGATGAAGTTGCTGATCTTCCTGGCGCTGCTCTCGAACTTATTTTTCCCGTGGGGTGTTGCGTTGACGGTCACGCCGTTCGCGCTGGCGGTGGCCTTCGGTGCGCTGATCGTGAAGGTGGGCGCGCTCGCAGCAGGGATCGCGGCGCTCGAGACGGCGGTGGCCAAGTTGCGGCTGTTCCGGCTGCCGGCGCTGTTGAGCGGATCGTTTGCGCTCGCTCTGTTGGCCGTCATCTCGTTTTTGTTCGTCAAATAG
- a CDS encoding NADH-quinone oxidoreductase subunit A — protein MAADYAIVGIFLIVGLLFVVVNVDVVSRLLRPTNPEPEKLTTYECGEDPVGASWIRVHVRYYLYALVYVIFAVETIYLLPWAVVFRRLGMFAFVEMMLFIAILLIGFAYAWRKGALEWV, from the coding sequence ATGGCAGCAGATTATGCAATTGTCGGCATCTTTCTGATTGTTGGGCTGCTGTTCGTTGTGGTGAATGTCGACGTCGTCTCCCGACTGCTGCGCCCCACTAACCCCGAGCCGGAAAAGTTGACCACGTACGAGTGCGGCGAAGACCCGGTCGGCGCCTCCTGGATCCGTGTTCACGTCCGGTACTACCTGTACGCCCTGGTCTACGTGATCTTCGCGGTGGAGACGATCTATCTGCTGCCTTGGGCAGTCGTCTTCCGGAGGCTGGGGATGTTTGCCTTTGTCGAGATGATGCTCTTTATCGCCATTCTGCTGATAGGTTTCGCCTATGCCTGGCGCAAGGGCGCCCTGGAGTGGGTCTGA